The Ochotona princeps isolate mOchPri1 chromosome 23, mOchPri1.hap1, whole genome shotgun sequence genome includes a window with the following:
- the IRX2 gene encoding iroquois-class homeodomain protein IRX-2 yields the protein MSYPQGYLYQAPGSLALYSCPAYGASALAAPRSEELARSASGSAFSPYPGSAAFTAQAATGFGSPLQYSADAAAAAGFPSYMGAPYDAHTTGMTSAISYHPYGSAAYPYQLNDPAYRKNATRDATATLKAWLNEHRKNPYPTKGEKIMLAIITKMTLTQVSTWFANARRRLKKENKMTWAPRNKSEDEDEDEGDGARGKAEGSDKAQEGTETSAEDEGISLHVDSLTDHSCSAESDGEKLPGRTADPLCESGSECKDKYDDLEDDDEEEEEEEEGARDLAPPKPVTSSPLTGVEAPLLSPPPEAAPRGGGSGGKTALGNRTSPGVQPPSSKPKLWSLAEIATSDLRQPSLGAGNGQSGTPTVAAAPAPAGGPPGGSPYPASSLLGRHLYYTSPFYGNYTNYGNLNAALQGQGLLRYNSAVAASGEALHAAPKAASDAGKAAAHPLEPHYRVPGGGNYEPKKDASEACAVVGGGVQPYL from the exons ATGTCCTACCCGCAGGGCTACCTGTACCAAGCGCCCGGCTCGCTGGCGCTCTACTCGTGCCCAGCGTACGGCGCGTCCGCGCTGGCCGCGCCGCGCAGCGAGGAGCTGGCGCGCTCCGCGTCCGGCTCGGCTTTCAGCCCGTACCCGGGCTCGGCGGCCTTCACGGCGCAGGCGGCCACCGGCTTCGGCAGCCCGCTGCAGTACTCGGCCGACGCGGCGGCGGCCGCCGGCTTCCCGTCCTACATG GGCGCCCCATACGACGCACACACGACCGGGATGACCAGCGCCATCAGCTACCATCCATACGGCAGTGCGGCCTACCCCTATCAGCTCAACGACCCCGCGTACCGCAAGAACGCCACGCGCGATGCCACGGCCACGCTCAAGGCCTGGCTCAACGAGCACCGCAAGAACCCGTACCCGACCAAGGGCGAGAAGATCATGCTGGCCATCATCACCAAGATGACCCTCACGCAGGTCTCCACCTGGTTCGCCAACGCGCGCCGGCGCCTCAAGAAGGAGAACAAGATGACATGGGCCCCGCGCAACAAAAGCGAGGATGAGGATGAAGACGAGGGCGATGGTGCCAGGGGCAAGGCCGAGGGTTCCGACAAGGCGCAGGAGGGTACCGAGACCTCCGCGGAGGACGAAG GGATCAGCCTGCATGTGGATTCGCTCACGGATCACTCCTGCTCGGCCGAGTCGGACGGGGAGAAGTTGCCTGGCCGCACTGCAGACCCCCTGTGCGAGTCGGGCTCCGAGTGCAAGGACAAATACGATGACCTGGAGGACGACgacgaagaggaggaggaagaggaggagggcgcGCGGGACCTGGCGCCGCCCAAGCCTGTGACCTCCTCGCCGCTCACCGGTGTGGAGGCACCGCTGCTGAGCCCCCCGCCCGAGGCCGCACCCCGTGGTGGAGGCAGTGGCGGCAAGACGGCCCTGGGCAACCGGACGTCGCCTGGCGTGCAGCCCCCGAGCAGCAAGCCCAAGCTGTGGTCGCTAGCCGAGATTGCCACGTCGGACCTCAGGCAGCCGAGCCTGGGCGCGGGCAATGGGCAGTCGGGAACCCCAACGGTTGCCGCCGCGCCCGCCCCGGCCGGAGGGCCGCCCGGCGGCTCACCCTACCCGGCGTCGTCGCTGCTCGGCCGCCACCTCTATTACACTTCACCCTTCTACGGCAACTACACAAACTACGGGAACTTGAACGCGGCTCTGCAGGGCCAGGGGCTCCTGCGCTACAACTCAGCGGTCGCTGCCTCCGGTGAGGCGCTACACGCCGCGCCCAAGGCTGCCAGCGACGCGGGCAAGGCGGCCGCGCACCCGCTGGAGCCGCACTACCGCGTCCCGGGAGGCGGCAACTACGAACCCAAGAAAG